Part of the bacterium genome, GAGCTCACTCGCGCTCGCGGCGCCGCGGACGCCCGCCGTCTTGCAGGCGCTCGGCGCCTCGGGCCAACGGGGCGTTGCGTTGGCGCCGGAGGCCGCGACCGCCGAGATGCAGGCCCGGCTCGGCAAGGCGCTGCCGCCCGGGCGGCTCGAGGAATGCCTCGACGCGGCCGCGGCGGCGGGTTTATCCAAAATAAAACTCTATTATATCGTGGGGGCGCCGGGCGAAAGCGCGGCCGATGTGGCCGCGGTGGGCGATGAGCTGGCCCGTCTCAACCGGAGGTATAAGACGTTGACTTTCCAGGCGCGGGTCAACCCGCTGGTGCCGAAGCCGCGGACGCCGCTGGCCGACGCGCCGCTAATATCGCGGCGCGAGTTCCGCGACCGCGTGCGCGCGATACGGGCCCGGGCGCGGGGCGTACGGGTAAGAGCGGGGAGTTGGCGCGAGGCCGAGCTGCAGCGGGATTTGGGCCGCGGGAGCCGAGCGCTTTCGCGCTGGGTCGCGCGCGCCGCCGACCGAGGGGCTTGAGTTTCCTCGGCGAGCGCGCCGCGCGACCGAGTTTTAACTTGAAATGTACCGGTCGAAGTGGTAGTTTTGCGCCGCCGCCGTTGCGTCGCCAACGACCGGGTGCGGGAATAATATGACGCCTGGAACGGAGTACGAGGTTACCGAGATACTTTCGGTCGCCGATACCGCGAGCGCCGTCGCGCGTATAGCCAGCGAGATCGTCGCGGAGAACGCCGGCGCCGACGAGCTGGCCGTGGTCGGCATACATACCGGCGGCGTGCCGCTCGCCGAACGCGTCGTCGCGGCCCTCGAGCGGTTGGGGGCGAAGCCCGCCGCCACCGGGACCGTGGACATCACGCTCTACCGCGACGACCTCTCGCAGATCGGGCCCGCGCCCATCGTGCGTGCCACCGACGTCACCTTCGACGTGGCCGGCATGACGGTGGTGCTGGTGGACGACGTCATCTTTACGGGAAGGACCGTACGGGCCGCCATCGACAACCTCATGGATTTAGGCAGACCGCGCCGCATAGAGCTGGCGGTGCTGGTCGACCGCGGCGGCCGCGAGCTGCCGATTCAGCCGGACTTCGTCGGAACGCGCGTCGACGTCGAACGCGACCGTATAATAGAGGTCGTCTTCGGCGACGGCGGCGACCGCGTGATAACGTATCCTTGCCCCGCCGGCCGACGTTAGGCCGGCGTTTTTAAGGGGTTGACGTGGCCCTGCAATCGAAAGACCTTTTGGGCATCCAAACGCTGAGCGAGGGCGAGCTCCGCGTGGTATTGGATACGGCGGCCAACTTCCAAATCATCGCCGCGCGGCCCGTTAAGAAGGTGCCCGCCCTCCGCGGGAGGACGGTGGCCAATCTCTTCTACGAACCCTCCACGCGGACGCGCCTCTCGTTCGAGCTCGCGGCCAAGCGCCTTTCGGCCGACTTCATAAACATCACCGCGGCCACGTCTTCGGCCGCCACCGGCGAGACCCTCACCGACACCGCCAAGACGGTGGAGGCGATGCAGGTCGATTTCCTGGTGGTGCGCCACTCCATGGCGGGCGCGGCGCACCAGCTCGCGCGCCAGGTACATTGCTCCGTCATCAACGCCGGCGACGGCCCGCACGAACACCCCACGCAGACGCTGGTGGACCTCTTCACCATTTGGGAACACAAGAAGCGCTTCGAGGGGCTCAAGGTCGCCATACTGGGCGACCACCCGCGGAGCCCGGCTACGATATCCAATATATACGGCCTAAAGAAAGTGGGCGCCGAGGTTACGCTCGTCGGCCCGTCGACGTTGATACCGCCGGGCGTGGACCAGTTCCGCGTGCGGGTGGCGACGCGCCTCGAGGACGGCATCGCCGGCGCCGACGTGATATTGCTTTCGCGCGTCGAACT contains:
- the pyrR gene encoding bifunctional pyr operon transcriptional regulator/uracil phosphoribosyltransferase PyrR, whose protein sequence is MTPGTEYEVTEILSVADTASAVARIASEIVAENAGADELAVVGIHTGGVPLAERVVAALERLGAKPAATGTVDITLYRDDLSQIGPAPIVRATDVTFDVAGMTVVLVDDVIFTGRTVRAAIDNLMDLGRPRRIELAVLVDRGGRELPIQPDFVGTRVDVERDRIIEVVFGDGGDRVITYPCPAGRR
- a CDS encoding aspartate carbamoyltransferase catalytic subunit; the protein is MALQSKDLLGIQTLSEGELRVVLDTAANFQIIAARPVKKVPALRGRTVANLFYEPSTRTRLSFELAAKRLSADFINITAATSSAATGETLTDTAKTVEAMQVDFLVVRHSMAGAAHQLARQVHCSVINAGDGPHEHPTQTLVDLFTIWEHKKRFEGLKVAILGDHPRSPATISNIYGLKKVGAEVTLVGPSTLIPPGVDQFRVRVATRLEDGIAGADVILLSRVELTDANRLQIPSLREYARFYCLTPRRLALAADDALVLHSGSMNRGVEISPEVADYAFPLMVQQVTNGIAVRMAVLYLLAGERE